From the Pseudomonas sp. Teo4 genome, the window AGCGTGTTCTGCCAGGCGGCCAGCGCCAAGCTGCCGGTGGACTTTGGCTCCCATCGTCTGTCGCATGCTCCCGCATTCCTATACGACATCGCGCCTTCAGGAGCTGCCAAGCGTTTTCTGATGAGGCATATCGGTCGTGAGAAACCGACCGGCATGGGGGAAGACTTGTTTCTGCTGGGGCGCTCCACCCCGGCCCCGATTGGCAATCTGCGCATCAAGGAGTCGGCTGAGTTACTGGACCTTGCGGACCCCATCGGTTTTACCCGCCAGGATGTCATAACTCGCGATCAACGTTTTCTGGAATATGCCTATGAGCAGGGAGCGGCCATAGGTGGCGCGACGGGCGCAGGAGGGGAAGCGCCAAAGCTGTTGATGACCGAAGGTGAAAGCGGCCAGCTTTATCCGGACGCGGTGCTCGCCGATGAAGAGGCCCGTCGCCACTGGTTCATCAAGTTCGCCAGAAACCAGGCCTTGGCCGATGATCAGGATATCCTGCGGGCCGAGTATCTGTATTACAGGGCGTTGCAGCAGCTTGGCATCGAGACAGTGGCCAGTGAACACATGGCGCTGGAAGAGGGAATCAAGCCCAGCCTCTGGGTGGAACGCTTCGACCGCCAGGTTGGCGCTCAGGGGGTACAGCGCTTTGCCGTGGAATCGATGTATTCCTTGTGTGGTGTCACCGAACCCGGTAGCCGGATGATGCATCTGGAAGTGATCGAGACGCTCGT encodes:
- a CDS encoding type II toxin-antitoxin system HipA family toxin encodes the protein MYRLTLQLHDQGQWHDAIAIAFAEPERSFSSPCEFGYTSNYVKTNLNAYDSVFCQAASAKLPVDFGSHRLSHAPAFLYDIAPSGAAKRFLMRHIGREKPTGMGEDLFLLGRSTPAPIGNLRIKESAELLDLADPIGFTRQDVITRDQRFLEYAYEQGAAIGGATGAGGEAPKLLMTEGESGQLYPDAVLADEEARRHWFIKFARNQALADDQDILRAEYLYYRALQQLGIETVASEHMALEEGIKPSLWVERFDRQVGAQGVQRFAVESMYSLCGVTEPGSRMMHLEVIETLVGLWKTVGQGREVPDLIADYLRRDLINKILGNADNHGRNTAIIRTRDKVRLAPIYDLAPMVMDQEGITRTTKWPASIERAGEIDWRAVCVALAEFIDPDEAYQRLRQEARNLLALPDILSGLGLPEAVMNHPAIALGKLERRMAEWGLA